A genomic segment from Orientia tsutsugamushi str. Boryong encodes:
- a CDS encoding YifB family Mg chelatase-like AAA ATPase: protein MVTRISSVTWSGINVLDVDIQVKISTGIPCFTIVGLADKTVTEARERVKAALSSIGLALPAKKILVNLAPADLVKEGSHFDLAIACAILTSMNILHCNEMAEYLILGELSLDGALLPVAGVLPAAIGALERDKGIICPAANCKEAAWSSNKKIVTPIDLLSLVNHFKGTQVIRQPEVNISSVKDNYHDLKDIVGQAIPKRALEIAAAGRHHMLMSGPPGTGKSMLAERLPGILPEMSPIEILECSMIASVANLIKEGNLIQHRPFRSPHHTCSIAAMVGGGISKRVKPGEISLAHNGILFLDELPEFSTNTIEALRQPLESAEVHISRVNFSVKYPARFQLIAAMNPCKCGYLSDAAKACNKAPRCGIDYQMRISGPMRDRFDIYVEVAEVTYNVDDKCSISESSTEVLKRVDNAHTIQLTRYDGYGISSNSQLFGQLLTDFAAPTSEGQKLLNDAAIKFKLSMRGYNKVLKVARTIADLENIKMVNKFHIAEALSYRQLNLN from the coding sequence ATGGTAACACGAATTTCAAGTGTAACATGGAGTGGTATTAATGTGCTTGATGTTGACATACAAGTTAAAATTTCTACTGGAATACCATGTTTTACAATAGTAGGTTTGGCAGACAAGACTGTTACAGAAGCAAGAGAAAGGGTAAAAGCTGCTTTATCTTCTATTGGATTAGCGTTACCTGCTAAGAAAATATTAGTTAATTTAGCTCCAGCTGACTTAGTTAAGGAAGGAAGTCATTTCGATTTAGCTATTGCATGTGCAATATTAACCAGTATGAATATTTTGCATTGTAATGAAATGGCAGAATATCTTATTCTAGGTGAGTTATCATTAGATGGAGCATTATTACCTGTAGCTGGAGTTTTGCCAGCAGCTATTGGAGCTCTTGAAAGAGACAAAGGGATTATCTGTCCTGCAGCTAATTGTAAGGAAGCTGCATGGTCTAGCAATAAAAAAATAGTTACTCCAATAGATTTATTATCATTAGTTAATCATTTTAAAGGTACTCAAGTAATACGACAGCCAGAAGTTAATATTAGTTCTGTGAAAGATAATTATCATGATTTAAAAGATATTGTTGGACAAGCTATACCTAAAAGAGCTTTAGAGATTGCTGCTGCTGGTAGACATCATATGTTAATGTCAGGTCCACCAGGTACTGGCAAGTCAATGTTAGCTGAAAGATTGCCTGGTATACTACCTGAAATGTCTCCAATAGAAATTTTAGAGTGCAGTATGATAGCTAGCGTTGCTAATCTTATTAAGGAAGGTAACTTAATTCAACATAGACCATTTAGATCACCTCATCATACTTGTTCTATTGCTGCTATGGTTGGAGGAGGAATTAGCAAGCGAGTTAAACCAGGAGAAATTTCTTTAGCTCATAATGGTATACTATTTCTAGATGAGCTACCTGAATTTTCAACTAATACTATTGAAGCTTTGCGTCAACCTTTAGAATCAGCTGAAGTGCATATTTCTCGTGTTAACTTCAGTGTAAAATATCCTGCTAGGTTTCAGTTAATTGCAGCTATGAATCCATGCAAATGCGGATATTTATCTGATGCTGCTAAAGCTTGTAATAAAGCTCCAAGATGTGGAATTGACTATCAAATGAGAATTTCTGGTCCTATGAGAGATCGTTTTGATATTTATGTTGAAGTAGCAGAAGTTACATATAATGTGGATGATAAATGTTCAATATCTGAGTCTTCAACTGAAGTCTTAAAACGAGTTGACAATGCTCATACAATACAACTCACTAGGTATGATGGATATGGTATAAGCTCAAATAGTCAGTTATTTGGTCAGTTATTAACAGATTTTGCTGCTCCTACTAGTGAAGGACAGAAGTTATTAAATGATGCTGCTATAAAATTTAAGTTGTCTATGCGAGGATATAATAAAGTATTAAAAGTTGCACGTACAATAGCAGATTTAGAAAATATTAAAATGGTAAATAAGTTTCATATAGCTGAGGCTTTAAGTTATAGACAACTAAATTTAAATTAG
- a CDS encoding reverse transcriptase domain-containing protein, with the protein MTVHSIDRNTWLTKLERIKLLSSKNQDIKFNNLGHIIDLKILEEQYKELDSKKAIGIDGITKEDYGKKLKANLLSLLTRICNGKYQAKPARITEIPKEDGGKRPLVISCFEDKIIESTVSKILNSVFEQIFLKYSYGFRPKLNAHDALRELNRLTYNFNKGAIVEIDITKCFNTIKHCELMEFLRKRISDKKFLRLVMKLIETPIIENGTIVTNKEGCRQGSIVSPILANVFLHYVIDSWFAKISKENLMGQTGMVRYCDDMVFVFEKETDAKRFYDVLPKRLNKYGLNINEAKSQMIKSGRDHAANLAKQGKKITSYNFLGFTCYCGKSRFGTTWRLKYTSRRDRFTEKLKGLRKYLRGQLNTQDKTQALSQVIRVIR; encoded by the coding sequence ATGACTGTACACAGCATAGACAGAAATACATGGTTAACGAAACTTGAGCGTATAAAGTTGCTATCATCGAAAAATCAAGACATAAAGTTTAATAATCTTGGACATATCATTGATTTAAAGATATTAGAAGAACAATATAAGGAACTCGATAGCAAGAAAGCGATAGGAATAGATGGTATAACCAAAGAGGATTATGGTAAGAAGTTGAAAGCAAATCTGCTCTCGCTTCTTACTAGAATTTGCAATGGGAAATATCAGGCTAAACCTGCACGAATAACAGAAATTCCAAAAGAAGATGGAGGCAAAAGACCTTTGGTAATATCATGTTTTGAAGATAAGATAATCGAGTCTACAGTAAGCAAGATACTAAACTCTGTGTTTGAGCAAATATTCTTAAAGTATTCATATGGATTTCGACCTAAATTAAATGCACACGACGCTTTAAGGGAGTTAAATAGACTTACGTATAACTTCAATAAAGGGGCTATAGTAGAGATTGATATAACAAAGTGTTTCAATACAATCAAGCATTGTGAGTTGATGGAATTTCTAAGAAAGAGAATATCTGACAAGAAATTTCTAAGACTAGTTATGAAACTGATTGAAACACCAATCATAGAAAATGGTACTATAGTTACTAACAAAGAAGGTTGTCGTCAAGGATCAATAGTTTCACCAATTCTGGCAAATGTCTTTCTGCATTATGTTATAGATAGCTGGTTTGCAAAAATCAGCAAAGAAAACTTAATGGGACAAACAGGAATGGTGAGGTACTGCGACGATATGGTATTTGTCTTTGAAAAGGAAACAGATGCGAAAAGGTTTTATGATGTTTTGCCTAAAAGGTTAAATAAGTATGGGCTAAATATCAATGAAGCTAAATCACAAATGATAAAATCTGGTAGAGACCATGCTGCAAATTTAGCCAAACAAGGCAAGAAGATCACAAGTTATAATTTTCTTGGATTTACTTGCTATTGTGGTAAATCAAGATTTGGCACAACATGGAGACTAAAATATACCTCAAGAAGAGATCGTTTTACTGAGAAACTGAAAGGACTGAGAAAATATTTGCGTGGTCAGCTAAATACGCAAGACAAAACGCAGGCATTATCACAAGTCATTAGAGTTATTAGGTGA
- a CDS encoding DNA adenine methylase, whose protein sequence is MSIAISNELKPFLHWVGGKRRIVNKLIEHLPSGPYYNYYEPFLGCGALFFQVRHLFKQCFLSDINLDLITSYHAVKKNPNEVNRLLNLYHKNHSENYYYKIRDNYYSNDPNDITAKFIYLNKYSFRGIYRLNRDGTSAQTFSDKRYLKLHICSRINKCSNLLAGVSICAMDFSFIEPKKGDFVYLDPPYHQSGERFYTRVPFDDKEQIRLRDFVYELNNKGVKIMISNNNTAFIRDLYKELFITHIGVTYSINEQRNLVNELIITNYN, encoded by the coding sequence GTGTCAATAGCAATTTCTAATGAACTAAAGCCTTTTCTTCACTGGGTTGGAGGTAAAAGGAGAATTGTTAATAAATTAATAGAGCATCTTCCTTCAGGGCCATACTATAATTACTATGAACCATTCCTTGGATGTGGGGCTTTATTTTTTCAAGTTAGGCATCTGTTTAAACAATGTTTTTTGTCTGATATTAATCTCGACTTAATTACTAGTTATCACGCTGTAAAAAAGAATCCAAATGAGGTCAATAGATTACTAAATCTATATCACAAAAATCATTCTGAAAATTACTACTATAAAATAAGAGACAATTATTATAGTAATGATCCTAATGATATCACGGCAAAATTTATATATCTTAATAAATATTCCTTTAGGGGAATTTATAGGCTAAACAGAGACGGCACATCCGCTCAAACATTTTCTGATAAGCGATATCTTAAGCTTCATATTTGCTCTAGAATAAATAAATGTAGTAACCTTCTGGCTGGTGTATCAATTTGCGCTATGGATTTTTCGTTTATAGAACCTAAAAAAGGTGACTTCGTTTATCTTGATCCACCTTATCACCAATCAGGAGAACGGTTCTACACTAGAGTCCCATTTGATGACAAAGAGCAAATCAGACTACGAGATTTTGTTTATGAACTAAACAATAAAGGTGTTAAGATTATGATCTCAAATAATAATACTGCCTTTATTAGAGACTTATACAAAGAGTTATTCATCACTCATATTGGAGTTACATACTCAATCAATGAACAGCGAAATCTCGTTAATGAGCTAATCATTACTAACTATAATTAA